DNA sequence from the Candidatus Sulfuricurvum sp. RIFRC-1 genome:
GATAAGGGAAACTTCGTTGCATACCGGAAAGTGTTTACATTTAATACAATCTGCCCAAATCTTATGTTCAGGAATAGACTCTTTAGGAATTTCAATAAATCCCAAACGTTCAAAAAAGCGTTGCTGATAGGTAAGGGCCAATACCTCTTTTAATCCTAAACGGCGTCCCTCTTCACACGCATTTTCAACTAACGCACTGCCGATATTCTGCCCTCGATACGCCGTATCGATAATCATTGAGCGTAGTTCAGCCAATGCGGGAGAGTGGATATGCAGTGCGACAAAACCGACCAATTGTTCTCCATCCATTGCTAAAAAATACGATCGGATATTGGTCGCAATCTCATCATTGCTGCGTGATAAGATGACACCGGTTTCTACCTCCGGTGCAACCAATTTCTGCATAGCGGGGATATCACGAAGGGTCGGCTTTTTATAGGTGATATTCATTCATCATCACTTTTCAAAAGACGGTAAATATGCTCAACAATTTTATCAACCCCGCGACGTTTCGAGTTCGAAACCATCAATGCACCCGGAAATCGATTTCTAAGCTCATTAAGCTCTTTTTGGTTGAGTTTGTCAATTTTAGTAAAAATAGTCACAATAAACTGTTCCGGGGTACAAATTTCATGTAAATATTGATCAACAGAGCGATCGATCTCCAAATCAGGATGACGACAGTCGATCAAATGAACGTAGACACGAATTTGTTTGCGTTCTGAGATAAAGTTTGTAAGATTGCTTTCCCAATCGGTTTTTAAGGACTTGGCGACTTTAGCGTATCCGAATCCCGGTAAATCAACAAATTTAGCACTCAGACGCTCATTCGTCTCTCGATCGGCGAATATCACGTCAAAATAATTAATCAGACGCGTTTTCCCCGGAGTCGCCGAAACTTTTGCCAAAGATTTACGCTGTGTAAGGGTATTGAGCAATGAACTCTTCCCCGTATTCGATCTCGCCATAAACGCCACTTCGTTTTGGTACTCATTCTCCGGCGTTAAACGGATATTCGGAGCAGACGTTACAAACGATGAATCAATAATTTCAATCATTTCGCCGTACTTTTAGGTTTGGTTTTTTTATCTTCAAGGGAAAAGGTCATAACGACCGGTTCATTATTAGCACTTTCGGCCGATGCATGCCCATGAACGGTGTTAACGACAACTTTATCCCCTTTAACCCGACGGTAATCATCGATACGGATCAAATCAACTTTTTTGTAAAATTGGTATTCGCTCTCATTGGGAAGATAGATTGCTGTTTGCGACTTACCTTTGTATTTCTCGCCCAATTCGGTTAGGATATAAAACGATACATCCCCTTCGGCAAAATATTTGGTCGGTTTGTTTTCTTTGTCGGTATAAATGGTCACTTTGGTAGCATTCAGTTCATCAGAGCCTTTTGTCACTTTGACATTACCGGTAAACACCGATACACCCTTTTGCTGATCCCCTTTAAAACTCTCCGAGATCACTTTCAACTCCTCAGCATGTGCTAAAGAGATGAAAAATGGGGCTAAAAATATTAAAAATCGTATCATCATTATTGTCCTATTTTAATTGGTAACTTACACGTACATGATCTGCTGATACCGTATCGTTTTCATTATCGTAATGCAATGTATTACCATCTATCCGATTGGATTTTTGGGTAATCACAAAAGCACCCTGCGTTTGAATCAGCGAGGTGTCTGTATTGTATGTCCCCTCATTCGATCGAAATTCCAATCCGTCTTCACGAACGTAATGGACATTTCCATTCAAATTGATAACATCACTTTGGTAATCGACATTGTCCGATCTAATCGTCTGAAATAACGTTTTCGTATTATCGCTAAATTTTGCTGATGTTACCGTATAGCGTTCATCAAATTTTTTCCCTTCTTGACCTTCGAGTATATGCTCAATTCCTTTATGGGAAATTTCATACAGAGTGAAGGCAAAAAGTTCTATTTTAGGGATTTCACCCACCTCTTTCGAAAGGGTATAATTGGGGGTAAAATAGTTGTACATCCCGACCAGCAGCCCCAGCAATAGAATAAAAAAAAGATTAATCGACATTTAGATCCATAACGCTAAAAATTTTTCTTCTTCACCGTTACGACGAATCACTTTTTCGATCATTTCACGTACACATGCATTGCCGCCGCAGCGCTCTAAGACATGCGCAAAGGTTTTCAAATAGTCAGACCCGTCTTGGGGTGTATAAGCTTGCCCGGCCCATTGCAGTAAGTTATAGTCATTCAGATCATCGCCGATTACCGCTACTTCATGAGGCTCAATACCGAGTTCTGCGCACATAGCGATTGCAACAGCACGTTTGTCTTTGACCCCTTGATACAAATAAGCGATATCCAGCTCTTTTGCTCGGTTGGTAACGATAGATGAATCACGTCCGGTAATAATAGCGGCCATATGCCCCATTTTGACCCATGCTTTAATCGCGAATCCGTCTTTAACGTTAAAATTTTTGAGTTCTAGCCCATCAGCAGTGTAAATGATTTTTCCATCACTCATACACCCATCAACATCCAGAATCAACAGTTTAATCATAAAACACCTTTGGTACTCGGCACACCGGCACGATCATTACGTGCCAATGCACGTCGAAGTGCTACGGCAAGTGATTTAAAGGCTGCTTCAATAATATGATGTTTGTTTTTACCGCGCACCATAATGATATGTGCTGTGATACCGGCGTTAAAGGTAACCGCTCGAAAAAATTCTTCGGCAAGCTCCGTATCGAAAGTTCCGATTTTGCCCGATACCGGAACATCGTAAACCAAGAATGGACGATTACTCAAATCCAAGTCGCAGCTAACCGCCGCTTCATCCATGACGATCGTAGCACTTCCGAATCGTTCCACTTTTTCGATGGGATAAATTGCTTCACGAAGGGCTTGTCCCAAAACGATTCCGATATCCTCAACACTGTGGTGATCATCAATATGAACATCTCCATCGCACGTAATCATCAAATCGATTTGAGCATGTTTGGCAAAACTCTCCAACATGTGATCCAAAAAGCCCACTTTGGTCGATATCGTACTTTTTCCCTCTCCTAAAATTCGAAGTGATAGATCGATATCGGTCTCTTTGGTTTGTCGTTTTTTATGGATCATACTAATTATTCCCCTATGATAAATGAGCCTTCAAAATAGCCCTTTGAGATAAAATCACGTGCCTCGGCTTCACATTTAAATCCGCTCAGCCACACACGAAATAGACGTTTGTTATTATACTCTGTATCTTTGATGATTGCAGAGTAGCCATGAAAATTTGAATATTTTTGTTTCGTCGTTGTTGCACCTTCAAATCTCTCAAACGAGCCGATTTGAACAAAAAAATTGCTTAAGACGGATTCTCTAGGCCCTTTTGCAATAGCCTGCAAATCGATGGTTCGTGACGAGGAAGGCTCAAAACCCAAGACTTCTAACGTTACCGGTGCCGTCCCTTTTTTATCTACACCGATTTGTTGCGCAGCGGCATAAGAGAGATCGATAATTCGACTCTCGACAAACGGTCCGCGATCATTGATCCGAACGATGGTTTGAGCATTGTTTTCAGTGTTGGTTACCCGAACAACAGTATTCATCGGCAGTGTTTTATGCGCCGCCGTCATGGCATACATATCATACCCCTCACCATTACTGGTTGATTTGCCGTGAAAATCATTTCCGTACCAGCTTGCTCGTCCGCTTAACACATCTCCAACACGAACAACGGTGGGACAGTATTCTTGTCCCATAACGGTATAGGGACGCATCGTAGCTTGTAGTTCTCCGTTCGTTTTATAAATTGTTGAAGAACTCATGGCAAGTTGTTCTGAGGGATATTTTTGAGATGGCTTGGTAGATTGATACGAATAGGAACCGGTTTTTGTAGTACATCCGCCTAATAAAAACAGCATAACAATCAAAAGAGTTTTAATCATCAATTTTTATCTCCTCACCCTCTTTTAATGTATTGGTTAGAAACGGATTTTTAATTTTTATTTGTTCAAGAGTCACATTATACAATTGCGCGACTGAAACGAGGGTTTCACCCGATTTTACCGTGTGAAAACGGGTATTTTTTAAAAAAGGTTTATTGATCGGTATTTTAACCCGACGATTGAGATTTTTTTCCTCTTTCTCACCAATCATATTTTCCATCATGATAGTGGTTTTAGGAACATTGTAACGCTTTGAAAGTTGTTCGAGTGTTTCCCCGGATTTAACCCGATGCATTACAAAATAGCCTCTAAAATCTTTTGGTCTAAATTTGCGTTGAAAATCTTCCAATTTTTCTTTGGGAATATAGACTGGATAGGATTGAACATTCGGAGGAGTTACCCCTTTTTTCAGATGGGTGTTAAGTCTTACCAAATTGTTTTTAGGCATTTCTAAAACAGCCGCTATCCGATCGATATTCTCACCTTCAGGAAGATAAACGGTCGCAATAGGATTTTCTTGATTCGTAGTCAGAAGCGAATCATACTGGATTTGAGACAAGAAAAGTTCATCCGTTGACAACAAAGACAAAGCGACAATTTTTCGAATATAGTTTCGGCTTTCATTGGGGAGAAAACCTCGTTTTGGATCGGTTAAAATATGAATATCGCTGCTTCCGGCTTTTGCAATAGCTCTTCTAAGCCTTCCATCACCGCAATTGTAAGCGATCAATGCCAGATACCATTTTCCAAACTCTTTTTTTAATGTACTCAAATAAGCGATAGCGGCGCGGGTTGATTTAATGTGATCACGACGCTCATCAACAAACTTATTGACACGTAATCCCTGTAGTTTTCCCGTACTCTCCATAAACTGCCATAATCCGGCAGCTCCGCGAGATGAAGTCGTTTCAACTCTTAGTTGAGATTCAACCAAAACAACAAATAGAAATTCGCTCGGCAAATCGGATTGGGCAATCAAAGAAGAGAGCATAGGGATAAAAATATCAGCATTTTCAGAAGATTCCACAAAACCATTCAATGCACATTCGCGTTTTTTCTGAGCGTACACATCATGCAGATAGGGGTCGTTGAGGTAATTAGCGGGGATATCAAAATGACTTAGAACTTCGATCTTTTCACGATCATGCGGATCAAATCCGATTCCATACATAGAGAGGGGGAAAAGAAATATCAACACTATCAGATGCTTCATATCCCCTCCATAACTCTAACCTAAACCAAAGAGATTTTTAGCATTTCGGGTTGTCAGCGATTCGATTGATTCAACACTCATTTCTAATAATTCTCCCATTTTATCGGCCACAAATCGGGTATATGAGGGTTCATTGCGGCTCCCTCTATGCGGGTGGGGTGTGAGGTAGGGTCCATCGGTCTCAATGAGAAGTTTATCGTGTGGAATTTTGGGCAAGATGTTGACCAGTTTTTTGGCATTTTGAAAGGTGACGACTCCGCCGATACCAAAATAAAATCCCTCTTTTGCAAGAGAAAGAAGCTCGTCATCGGCGTTATAGCAGTGCAGAACTCCCCCTACTTCACCAGCACCCTCTTCGAGGAGTACCATTTTTGCATCATGGCTCGCGTCGCGAATATGGATAATCAGCGGCTTTTTAACCTTTTTGGCAAATCGTATATGAGCGCGGAAAACTTCATCTTGGCGGGTTTTTTCGGCATATTTCTCTTCATCGCTCCCCTCAAGTCTAAAATAATCCAATCCGCATTCACCGATCGCAACGCATTTTAGATGAGCGGCATATGTTTCGAAATCAACCGATTCCATATGCTCCATATCATAAGGATGCACCCCAACGGCAAAATAAACATCCTCATACGCTTCGCACAGCTCTATCGCCCGTGGCAGTGTTGTGGGATGGGCTCCGGGGATGATAAACCCTTCCACTCCCGCTTCGTGAGCGCGTGCCATCATCTCTTCAAAATCCTCGCGGTAGCGTTCATCATCCAAATGGACATGGGTATCGATAATCATACGGTTCCTCGGGTACGTTCAAATAAATCTCTTGCAAATCCGCGCGCTTCTTCACTCACGCTGTCTCCGCTAATAATACGGGCAATCTCTTCAATCCGCTCAAGTGGATTCAGTTCCCGGACACGGCTTTCATCATCTTTATAGATTAGAAAGTGCTGTTGCCCCATCGAAGTGAGCTGAGGCTGATGGGAGATGACAAAAATCTGATAGTGGGTTGAGAGATGACGTAATACTTTAGCCACACTCATCGATTCTTCACCGCTGAGGTTTGCATCAATCTCATCAAGCATTAAAACACCGCCGCCGCTTTGCATACTCTCAACCCCGAGTGCCAGCAAGGCCAGACGAAGCCGATTAAACTCCCCTGAACTGAGTTTATCGAGTTTTGTACCGGATAAACCTAATACCGCTTTATCGCATCCCGTAGCACTGAGTACTGAGGATTCCAGTTCCAAGGTTGCCTCTCGCAGATAAAGCATCACCAAATAACCGTTTAGAGTACTAAGAGTATCTTTAAGAATACTGTGACGCACTCGCGAAAGTTCCTGTGCGGAGGATTCTAACGATGATTTGAGAGCAGCAATCTTTTTGATAAGATCATCTTTGGAGTGCTCTATCGTCTCGTATGATTCGAGTTCAGATGCTTTTTGATTCCGATAAGCCAATGCCTCTTCCACACCTCCATAACGTCGTTTTAGCTCCGATATTTGCTCGATTCTATCCAGAATGGATTCAATCGATACCTCTTCAAGCTCTTCCAAACGCTCCAGCGCCCCTTCAAAAACGCTGCGTAACTCGTTCATCGCATCATCAAAAAATGAACTCTCAATTTCCAGCATTCCAAGTGCACTGCTCACATGAGATTCATGCGAGAATATCGCCTGAGCCTGAGTGATAGAAGCCTCTATTTTCTCTTTTTTAGAGAGCTGTTTTTTGATAAGGTTTAGCTCTTCATCTTCACCGATTCGAGGTTTTATCGCATCAATTTTACCGATTTCATAAAGGGCAAATTCTTTTAGCTCTGAAAGGTTTTTCTCTTTCTCTTCGATCGCTTTAAGTTGATCAGAGAACAGTTTGAACTCACCATAATGCTCTTTATGCGATTGTAATAAAATGAGATGGCTAGGTATTTTTGCACCGACACGCTCATCAACAAGATTAAGTAATGCCGAGGGTTCAAAATCACTGTAATCTTTGAGGCTCAAATGACGCAGATAGGTAGAACTGATTGACTCCATCGAAGATTTCGAGGTGCTTTGGTTGTTGATGAAATAGCGTGTTTTCTCTTTTTTAACATGACGAAAAATATTGAGAGATTCATTTTGTAGCCCGTAACGTTCTTCATCGATATCCCACGAAACGCTCGATTCACATATCTGTGCTTCGACATTTTCCAGCCCTACTGAGGCCAAAATGGAACGCATCAAAATCGATTTTCCGCTTCCGCTTGGGCCGGTAAATACGACAAGCCCAGGATGAAATTCTAAATCAGCCTCTTTAAAAGTTAAAAACTCTTTTAAATAAAATCGTTCTATCACCGATTAATTCCCCCATCCGAGTTTCTCTTTGAGGACTTCAAAATAATTGAACTCCCTGCGGTGAATCAGATGGGCTGCACCGCTGGCAAGTTTGATGTTGACGGTATCTTTATGACTGATTTTTACCAGATCTTGACCGTCAATAATCACCAAAGCACTCGCATCCGGGGTTTTCATTTCGATTTCAAAATGACCGGGAAAGACCATCGGCCGCTGTGTCAGCGAATGGGGGCATATCGGTGTCAATGCGAATACCTGCGACAGCGGGAAAAGAACCGGTCCTCCTGCAGAGAGGTTGTACGCCGTTGAACCGGTAGGAGTTGAAACAACGACACCATCGCCGTAATAGGTGTTAAAACTTTGTCCATCGACGTACGTCTCGATATGGATCATTTTCGCGATTGAGGGGCGAGTTAATACAATATCATTAAAGGCAAATACTTCATTGACCCCTTTTTGAGTAACAATCGTTGCTTGCAAGATGGAGCGTTTATCGATACGGTATTCCCCCTCGATCATCTTATCCACAAACGATTCGAGTTCTGCGAAATCAAGATCGGCCAAAAATCCGAGTTTTCCCGCATGAATCCCTAAAACAGGGATCTGATAACGGTACGAGCGGCGAACAGCCGAGATAAGCGTTCCATCCCCGCCGATGGTAACGAGAAAATCGCTGTTTTCACACATCATCTCAAACGGTTGACCCATAACATCGATCATTCCGCCACTGATATTGTCGATAATCACTTCTATCCCGCGCGATTCAAAAATTCGTTTGGCTTCGAAAAACATCACCTTTAACTCAGGGGTAGAGGGGCGAAGGATCATGCCGACACGCTTAATATTAGTTAATTTCAATCTATTCCCCTCTTTTTTGTATTCTATTATAGCTAACTTGAGACCAAGGACAAAATTTTATGGCTGATTGTAATATTCCAGTGCAATCCCCTCGCGCAACCCGTCATCGATTATAATCGCCTCATGACACCCCATCACTTCATAAATAGCGGTAACCATTAAAATACCGGCGATGATAAAATTTTCACGTCCTACCCCGACGTAACGGATACGTGTTAAGTCGTCCATCGCTAAGAGATCCTCATAAACACGATAACAATCTTCTAAACGCAAGCGATACCCATTGACCTTTTCGGAATCATAGCTCTCATAATCCATCCCAAGCAAATAAGCGGCTATAGTTGTAGGGGTTCCTGCCGTGAGTACCAGCTGAAGAGGATAAGAAAGATCAATCGATCCTTCTATACTCTCTTTAAACTGATTGATTTTATCCAACAGTTCTGTTGTCGATCCGGCACATTCTGAGAGGGTTACAATCCCCATATTCAAGCTCACGGAATGAGTCTCGCTGCCTGTGTATCGGATGAGTTCGGTGGAGCCTCCGCCGATATCGGCCAATACAAAGGATTGAGGTTTTATATTTAATGCTTCCATCCGATACCGTACTGCATTTAACGTAAGTTCAGCCTCTTTTTGGCTATCAATAATACTAAAATGGATTCCAGTATTTTCTGCAATTTTTTGAAGAATTATGGCTGAATTTGAAGCAAGCCTCATTGCGGCCGTCGTATAGGCAATCACATCATTATTTTTGAAATCGAGTTTTCTCTTAGCTTCCGTAATCGCATCATTGATACGATACAGCGCATTTTCACCGATCGTATTAGTTGCATGAAGTGCTTCAGCCGTTTTAACGATCTTCTCGAAGCTTTTTCCCCACATTTGACCGTCAAACTCGATAAAACGGATAGTATTGGAACCTAAATCGATTGCTATCATAGGGCTGTGATATCATTAATACGCATTGAAGGCATCCACGTCTCAAACGAACCTTGTTTAAGTACGTCAAGATCGAGTTTTGAAGTGTAAACATTTTTAAAATAATCAAATACGCTCATG
Encoded proteins:
- a CDS encoding N-acetyltransferase, whose protein sequence is MNITYKKPTLRDIPAMQKLVAPEVETGVILSRSNDEIATNIRSYFLAMDGEQLVGFVALHIHSPALAELRSMIIDTAYRGQNIGSALVENACEEGRRLGLKEVLALTYQQRFFERLGFIEIPKESIPEHKIWADCIKCKHFPVCNEVSLIKTL
- the yihA gene encoding ribosome biogenesis GTP-binding protein YihA/YsxC; translated protein: MIEIIDSSFVTSAPNIRLTPENEYQNEVAFMARSNTGKSSLLNTLTQRKSLAKVSATPGKTRLINYFDVIFADRETNERLSAKFVDLPGFGYAKVAKSLKTDWESNLTNFISERKQIRVYVHLIDCRHPDLEIDRSVDQYLHEICTPEQFIVTIFTKIDKLNQKELNELRNRFPGALMVSNSKRRGVDKIVEHIYRLLKSDDE
- the lptA gene encoding lipopolysaccharide transport periplasmic protein LptA, which codes for MMIRFLIFLAPFFISLAHAEELKVISESFKGDQQKGVSVFTGNVKVTKGSDELNATKVTIYTDKENKPTKYFAEGDVSFYILTELGEKYKGKSQTAIYLPNESEYQFYKKVDLIRIDDYRRVKGDKVVVNTVHGHASAESANNEPVVMTFSLEDKKTKPKSTAK
- the lptC gene encoding LPS export ABC transporter periplasmic protein LptC, whose protein sequence is MSINLFFILLLGLLVGMYNYFTPNYTLSKEVGEIPKIELFAFTLYEISHKGIEHILEGQEGKKFDERYTVTSAKFSDNTKTLFQTIRSDNVDYQSDVINLNGNVHYVREDGLEFRSNEGTYNTDTSLIQTQGAFVITQKSNRIDGNTLHYDNENDTVSADHVRVSYQLK
- a CDS encoding HAD hydrolase family protein — encoded protein: MIKLLILDVDGCMSDGKIIYTADGLELKNFNVKDGFAIKAWVKMGHMAAIITGRDSSIVTNRAKELDIAYLYQGVKDKRAVAIAMCAELGIEPHEVAVIGDDLNDYNLLQWAGQAYTPQDGSDYLKTFAHVLERCGGNACVREMIEKVIRRNGEEEKFLALWI
- the hisB gene encoding imidazoleglycerol-phosphate dehydratase HisB, which gives rise to MIHKKRQTKETDIDLSLRILGEGKSTISTKVGFLDHMLESFAKHAQIDLMITCDGDVHIDDHHSVEDIGIVLGQALREAIYPIEKVERFGSATIVMDEAAVSCDLDLSNRPFLVYDVPVSGKIGTFDTELAEEFFRAVTFNAGITAHIIMVRGKNKHHIIEAAFKSLAVALRRALARNDRAGVPSTKGVL
- a CDS encoding septal ring lytic transglycosylase RlpA family protein, giving the protein MIKTLLIVMLFLLGGCTTKTGSYSYQSTKPSQKYPSEQLAMSSSTIYKTNGELQATMRPYTVMGQEYCPTVVRVGDVLSGRASWYGNDFHGKSTSNGEGYDMYAMTAAHKTLPMNTVVRVTNTENNAQTIVRINDRGPFVESRIIDLSYAAAQQIGVDKKGTAPVTLEVLGFEPSSSRTIDLQAIAKGPRESVLSNFFVQIGSFERFEGATTTKQKYSNFHGYSAIIKDTEYNNKRLFRVWLSGFKCEAEARDFISKGYFEGSFIIGE
- a CDS encoding lytic transglycosylase domain-containing protein, which produces MKHLIVLIFLFPLSMYGIGFDPHDREKIEVLSHFDIPANYLNDPYLHDVYAQKKRECALNGFVESSENADIFIPMLSSLIAQSDLPSEFLFVVLVESQLRVETTSSRGAAGLWQFMESTGKLQGLRVNKFVDERRDHIKSTRAAIAYLSTLKKEFGKWYLALIAYNCGDGRLRRAIAKAGSSDIHILTDPKRGFLPNESRNYIRKIVALSLLSTDELFLSQIQYDSLLTTNQENPIATVYLPEGENIDRIAAVLEMPKNNLVRLNTHLKKGVTPPNVQSYPVYIPKEKLEDFQRKFRPKDFRGYFVMHRVKSGETLEQLSKRYNVPKTTIMMENMIGEKEEKNLNRRVKIPINKPFLKNTRFHTVKSGETLVSVAQLYNVTLEQIKIKNPFLTNTLKEGEEIKIDD
- a CDS encoding TatD family hydrolase; this encodes MIIDTHVHLDDERYREDFEEMMARAHEAGVEGFIIPGAHPTTLPRAIELCEAYEDVYFAVGVHPYDMEHMESVDFETYAAHLKCVAIGECGLDYFRLEGSDEEKYAEKTRQDEVFRAHIRFAKKVKKPLIIHIRDASHDAKMVLLEEGAGEVGGVLHCYNADDELLSLAKEGFYFGIGGVVTFQNAKKLVNILPKIPHDKLLIETDGPYLTPHPHRGSRNEPSYTRFVADKMGELLEMSVESIESLTTRNAKNLFGLG
- a CDS encoding AAA family ATPase → MIERFYLKEFLTFKEADLEFHPGLVVFTGPSGSGKSILMRSILASVGLENVEAQICESSVSWDIDEERYGLQNESLNIFRHVKKEKTRYFINNQSTSKSSMESISSTYLRHLSLKDYSDFEPSALLNLVDERVGAKIPSHLILLQSHKEHYGEFKLFSDQLKAIEEKEKNLSELKEFALYEIGKIDAIKPRIGEDEELNLIKKQLSKKEKIEASITQAQAIFSHESHVSSALGMLEIESSFFDDAMNELRSVFEGALERLEELEEVSIESILDRIEQISELKRRYGGVEEALAYRNQKASELESYETIEHSKDDLIKKIAALKSSLESSAQELSRVRHSILKDTLSTLNGYLVMLYLREATLELESSVLSATGCDKAVLGLSGTKLDKLSSGEFNRLRLALLALGVESMQSGGGVLMLDEIDANLSGEESMSVAKVLRHLSTHYQIFVISHQPQLTSMGQQHFLIYKDDESRVRELNPLERIEEIARIISGDSVSEEARGFARDLFERTRGTV
- a CDS encoding NAD(+)/NADH kinase, which produces MKLTNIKRVGMILRPSTPELKVMFFEAKRIFESRGIEVIIDNISGGMIDVMGQPFEMMCENSDFLVTIGGDGTLISAVRRSYRYQIPVLGIHAGKLGFLADLDFAELESFVDKMIEGEYRIDKRSILQATIVTQKGVNEVFAFNDIVLTRPSIAKMIHIETYVDGQSFNTYYGDGVVVSTPTGSTAYNLSAGGPVLFPLSQVFALTPICPHSLTQRPMVFPGHFEIEMKTPDASALVIIDGQDLVKISHKDTVNIKLASGAAHLIHRREFNYFEVLKEKLGWGN